The Chryseobacterium indicum genome contains a region encoding:
- a CDS encoding DUF4293 family protein, whose amino-acid sequence MLQRIQTIWTFLAVLAAVFLFITGEDVVISDSFPVINIGCIVLVLVGVLSIFSFKNRKRQILLNNISIIINALLIGVLMYWLLKLSGGIDFPEKGIEPVFSLIAVICLLIANIYIKKDERLVKSVDRLR is encoded by the coding sequence ATGCTACAAAGAATACAGACTATATGGACTTTTTTAGCAGTGTTGGCTGCTGTGTTTCTGTTCATTACAGGAGAAGATGTTGTTATTTCAGACAGCTTTCCTGTGATTAATATCGGATGTATCGTCCTTGTTTTGGTGGGAGTACTCAGTATTTTCAGCTTTAAAAACAGAAAAAGACAAATATTGCTGAACAACATCAGCATTATTATAAACGCTTTGTTGATTGGTGTATTGATGTACTGGTTACTAAAATTATCCGGAGGAATAGATTTTCCTGAGAAGGGTATTGAGCCGGTTTTCTCATTAATTGCGGTGATCTGTCTGCTTATAGCAAACATTTACATTAAAAAAGATGAGAGGCTCGTAAAATCTGTAGACAGACTTCGATAA
- a CDS encoding winged helix-turn-helix transcriptional regulator → MSKNIKIKGKLYPSTISLAMNLVGGKWKALILYHLKDGERRYTELKNEMDFITDMSLSLYLKQLRDDGLVSRKVYGKKPPLKVIYSLTDFGKTLIPLLEAMDNWGNLILEQQNKNT, encoded by the coding sequence ATGAGCAAAAACATTAAAATAAAAGGTAAATTATATCCTTCTACCATAAGTTTAGCAATGAACTTGGTGGGCGGTAAATGGAAAGCTTTGATTTTATACCATCTAAAAGATGGTGAAAGACGCTACACTGAACTTAAAAACGAGATGGATTTTATTACAGATATGTCCTTAAGTTTATATTTAAAACAATTACGTGATGATGGTCTGGTTTCAAGAAAAGTTTACGGAAAGAAACCTCCATTAAAAGTAATCTACAGTTTAACCGATTTTGGTAAAACCCTTATTCCTTTACTGGAAGCTATGGATAACTGGGGAAATCTTATATTAGAACAACAAAATAAAAACACCTGA
- a CDS encoding LUD domain-containing protein, which translates to MNLFKKIVSKLTNQPEQDERQSLEKLGDSLKNADLDYKFAQLFTHSGGFFNYCADEAEALQTLNQIIKIEGIHNMFCWDKDLQNFLNVVKTPYTSELQSNNDASFITCEYLIAYDGRIMLSHNNILHYHSSRLPDKIIIMANISQIVNNLNDAMGKIKRNGNIKNLTSISGGQSKMDTSSHTNTKLFLLLLED; encoded by the coding sequence TTGAATTTATTTAAGAAGATTGTAAGCAAACTTACGAACCAGCCGGAGCAGGATGAAAGACAAAGCCTGGAAAAGCTAGGGGATTCGCTGAAAAATGCGGATCTCGATTATAAGTTTGCCCAACTGTTTACGCATTCCGGAGGTTTTTTTAATTACTGTGCAGATGAAGCGGAGGCGTTACAGACTTTGAACCAGATTATTAAAATTGAAGGAATACATAATATGTTCTGTTGGGATAAAGACCTTCAGAATTTCCTGAACGTTGTAAAAACGCCTTATACTTCCGAACTCCAGAGCAATAACGATGCAAGTTTCATTACCTGCGAATATCTTATTGCGTACGACGGAAGAATTATGCTTTCTCACAATAATATCCTTCATTATCATTCTTCCAGACTGCCGGATAAAATTATCATCATGGCAAATATTTCACAGATCGTGAACAACCTGAATGATGCCATGGGAAAGATCAAAAGAAACGGAAATATCAAAAATCTTACTTCCATCAGCGGTGGACAGTCGAAAATGGATACTTCTTCCCATACCAACACAAAACTGTTTTTATTGTTGCTTGAAGATTAA
- a CDS encoding phosphatidate cytidylyltransferase produces the protein MDKNLIQRTLSGIVYVAVIILCTTPLGAQLINSISPDLVKQQYLYYGLITLLMGVGSWECFKIMKFGKGYERFVVFPLVIFIFYVFSKRYFNFDFFFDFRLSEILAMVLIVIAAVTLFKFPNELYFDSGKLIFTVIYVALPFSFALGLPKFRSYDNSFSLEVLFLFILIWSSDTFAYLTGKFFGKHKMAPKISPKKTWEGYIGGVVLTLILSYFVEHYHPDLRGNWMVVGFLVAAFAPIGDLVESQLKRNFAVKDSGNIIPGHGGVLDRLDSFIICVPVVYLYFILEKFI, from the coding sequence TTGGACAAAAATCTCATTCAAAGAACCTTATCAGGAATTGTTTACGTAGCAGTTATTATTCTTTGTACCACTCCGCTTGGAGCCCAGCTAATCAACAGTATTTCGCCGGATCTTGTGAAGCAGCAGTATCTGTATTACGGATTAATCACTCTTTTAATGGGAGTCGGTTCTTGGGAATGTTTTAAAATCATGAAATTCGGGAAAGGCTATGAACGGTTTGTTGTTTTTCCTTTGGTAATTTTTATTTTTTATGTCTTCTCGAAAAGGTATTTCAATTTTGATTTCTTTTTCGATTTCAGGCTCAGTGAAATCCTTGCGATGGTTCTTATCGTTATTGCAGCCGTTACTTTATTTAAATTCCCGAACGAATTATATTTTGACAGCGGAAAGCTTATTTTCACGGTAATTTATGTAGCGCTGCCTTTCAGCTTTGCTTTGGGGCTTCCCAAATTTAGAAGCTATGATAACAGTTTTTCTTTAGAAGTACTGTTTCTGTTTATCCTGATCTGGAGCAGTGATACTTTTGCGTATTTAACCGGAAAATTCTTCGGTAAACATAAAATGGCACCTAAAATTTCTCCTAAAAAAACATGGGAAGGTTATATTGGCGGTGTTGTTCTTACTTTAATCCTGTCTTACTTTGTAGAACATTATCATCCGGATCTTCGCGGAAACTGGATGGTGGTAGGTTTTCTGGTGGCTGCTTTTGCGCCGATCGGGGATTTGGTGGAAAGCCAGCTGAAAAGAAATTTCGCCGTGAAAGACAGCGGAAACATCATTCCGGGACATGGAGGCGTATTAGACAGGCTGGATAGTTTCATTATTTGTGTTCCTGTCGTATATTTGTACTTTATTTTAGAAAAATTTATTTAA
- a CDS encoding helix-turn-helix transcriptional regulator, which yields MIYKLIFNKGERSNFENDYNQLINRYLFFLFFLFLFYAIFIITFFRDIIISIFLITITLFWILLISVKDKTTTFRKTLKFGVVGILVLLTLIVSFFNIYSSKKVGVEYFYFSILFAIPFFLNYRKNKKEIYFLTFFISFNFIACLYFDFSFLPRSKFLKEKDYSTIKLLNILFSVVSFLMDIVFISQKDELINGLLENTQIKDSTIEDLMKTNSRLMKSQMQANQLTDENIDEIFRLAEKNSVMFFERFQVFFPGFIPGILQINPNLIHSELYFCALMKLDFDTKKIAQYTNNSIRAVESKKYRIRKKLNIPSDVNINSFLMKI from the coding sequence ATGATTTACAAGCTTATCTTCAATAAAGGAGAGAGAAGTAATTTTGAAAATGATTATAACCAACTTATCAATCGTTATTTATTTTTTCTTTTTTTTCTTTTTCTATTCTATGCTATCTTTATTATTACTTTTTTCAGGGATATTATTATTTCTATATTCCTTATTACTATTACCTTATTCTGGATTCTTTTAATCTCAGTTAAAGATAAAACCACAACATTTCGTAAAACACTCAAATTCGGAGTAGTAGGCATTTTGGTTTTACTTACCCTTATTGTAAGTTTTTTTAATATTTACAGTTCAAAAAAAGTTGGAGTAGAATATTTTTATTTCAGTATTCTCTTTGCAATTCCTTTCTTTTTAAATTACAGAAAAAACAAAAAAGAAATTTATTTTCTGACTTTTTTTATCAGTTTTAATTTTATTGCCTGCCTTTACTTTGATTTCAGTTTTTTACCGAGAAGTAAGTTTTTGAAAGAAAAGGATTACTCTACCATAAAGCTGCTTAACATTTTATTTTCTGTCGTTTCTTTTTTAATGGATATTGTTTTTATAAGCCAAAAAGACGAGTTAATAAATGGACTTCTCGAAAACACGCAAATTAAAGATTCAACCATTGAAGATTTGATGAAGACCAATTCTAGATTAATGAAAAGTCAGATGCAGGCTAATCAGCTTACCGATGAAAATATTGATGAAATATTCAGACTGGCAGAGAAAAATTCGGTAATGTTTTTTGAGAGGTTTCAGGTTTTCTTTCCGGGTTTTATTCCGGGAATTTTACAGATTAACCCTAATCTTATTCATTCTGAATTGTATTTCTGTGCATTAATGAAACTGGATTTCGATACGAAAAAAATTGCTCAGTATACTAATAACAGCATAAGAGCAGTAGAGAGTAAAAAATATAGAATACGAAAAAAACTGAATATTCCTTCGGATGTCAATATTAATAGTTTTCTTATGAAGATATAA
- a CDS encoding phosphatidylserine decarboxylase family protein produces MKLHRESKGTITVATILFIILGALAIYFLEMWSLVIILPLLVIYSLVFWFFRVPNREILDHKENVIAPVDGKVVMIKEVEEDEFIKGKAIQVSIFMSPLNVHICRYPVSGNVIYKKYHPGKYLVAWHEKSSTENERTTVAVESLTNHKVVFRQIAGYVARRIVFYCNEGDTAKAGHEFGFIKFGSRMDVFLPLDTEIVCKIGDITKGGLDVIARMKDE; encoded by the coding sequence ATGAAATTACACAGAGAATCAAAAGGAACTATTACCGTTGCGACTATCCTGTTCATCATTTTGGGCGCGCTGGCTATTTATTTTCTTGAAATGTGGTCGTTGGTGATCATTCTGCCTTTATTGGTAATCTACAGTTTAGTATTTTGGTTCTTCAGAGTTCCGAATCGTGAAATTCTCGATCACAAAGAGAATGTGATTGCTCCGGTAGACGGAAAAGTAGTAATGATAAAAGAAGTTGAAGAGGATGAGTTTATCAAAGGAAAAGCCATTCAGGTTTCTATCTTTATGTCTCCGCTTAATGTTCATATCTGCCGATATCCGGTTTCAGGAAACGTAATTTATAAGAAATACCATCCGGGAAAATATCTTGTTGCATGGCATGAAAAATCTTCTACGGAAAACGAGAGAACAACCGTTGCAGTGGAAAGTTTAACCAATCATAAAGTGGTTTTCAGACAGATTGCAGGATATGTGGCAAGAAGAATTGTTTTCTACTGTAATGAAGGCGATACTGCAAAAGCGGGGCATGAGTTCGGTTTCATTAAATTCGGTTCCAGAATGGACGTATTTCTTCCTTTAGATACAGAAATTGTATGTAAGATTGGTGATATCACAAAAGGAGGTCTTGATGTAATCGCCAGAATGAAGGATGAATAG
- a CDS encoding ABC transporter ATP-binding protein — protein sequence MNEYKKILKFAKPHQKYIFGSLFFNLLYSVFQIASLGTILPVLGMLFGTIKREDFESAPVYSGNLTDLFTYLKNYSNYYIQTLVDDYGTLNVLAWLCVITAFMFLLRNLFRYLGSFLLINYRVGVTKDLRGEMYRKVLALPVSFFTESRKGDMMSRMSNDVGEVEGSILGSLVELINAPFMLVSTLISLFLLSSELTLFSLLVLPVMGTLIALIGKSLKKDSHEAQNEMGTIFSIVDETLKSSKVIKIFSAEKIMDNRFMGSMQRWIDSSIRLGRKKELASPISEFLGSVTFLIIAWYGGKQIVVEHSIAPQDFLVFLGMFFQILPPVKSLSQSISNVQKGEASLHRVLEILEADVKIEEVANPVSISTLNKAIEFKNIGFYYDKDHAILKNFSLSIPKGKTVALVGQSGSGKTTIANLLARFYDVSEGEILIDGVNIKNLRLKEYRKLLGMVTQESVLFNDTVYNNILMGKPEATREEVIAAAKIANADNFITNLPDGYDSNIGDDGGKLSGGQKQRVSIARAVLKNPPIMILDEATSALDTESERFVQDALEKMMENRTSLVIAHRLSTIQKADWIVVMEKGDIVEQGTHHDLIAKKGVYHKLVELQNFD from the coding sequence ATGAACGAATATAAAAAAATATTAAAATTCGCAAAACCACACCAGAAATACATTTTCGGAAGTTTATTTTTCAACTTATTATATTCTGTATTTCAGATTGCTTCATTAGGAACGATTCTTCCTGTTTTGGGAATGCTTTTCGGAACTATTAAAAGAGAAGATTTTGAATCTGCACCTGTATATTCCGGAAATCTGACAGATTTATTTACGTACCTGAAAAACTATTCTAATTATTATATTCAGACTTTGGTGGATGATTATGGTACGCTGAATGTTTTGGCATGGCTCTGCGTAATTACTGCATTTATGTTTTTGCTGAGAAACCTTTTCAGATATTTAGGATCTTTTCTGCTGATTAATTACCGTGTTGGCGTTACCAAAGATCTGCGCGGAGAAATGTACCGTAAGGTTCTGGCTTTGCCGGTTTCATTTTTTACTGAGAGCAGAAAAGGAGATATGATGTCGCGTATGTCCAATGACGTAGGCGAAGTGGAAGGCAGTATTTTAGGAAGTTTAGTGGAACTGATTAATGCTCCGTTTATGCTTGTGAGTACATTAATAAGTTTGTTTCTGCTAAGTTCTGAATTAACGCTTTTTTCTCTTCTGGTTTTACCGGTGATGGGAACTTTAATCGCATTAATCGGGAAAAGTCTTAAAAAAGATTCTCACGAAGCGCAGAACGAAATGGGAACGATATTTTCTATTGTTGATGAAACTTTAAAGTCTTCAAAAGTAATTAAGATTTTCAGCGCAGAAAAGATTATGGATAACCGCTTTATGGGTTCTATGCAGAGATGGATCGACAGTTCGATACGATTGGGAAGAAAGAAAGAATTGGCATCGCCAATCAGCGAATTTCTGGGTTCTGTCACTTTTTTAATCATTGCATGGTATGGCGGGAAACAGATTGTTGTGGAGCACAGCATTGCTCCTCAGGATTTCTTAGTTTTTTTAGGAATGTTCTTCCAGATTTTACCTCCGGTAAAGAGTTTATCACAATCAATTTCAAACGTACAGAAAGGAGAAGCTTCTTTACACAGAGTATTGGAAATTCTTGAAGCAGACGTGAAAATTGAAGAAGTTGCTAATCCTGTAAGTATTTCAACACTTAATAAAGCTATTGAATTTAAAAATATCGGTTTTTACTACGATAAAGACCATGCTATTCTTAAAAATTTTTCTTTAAGTATTCCTAAAGGAAAAACCGTAGCCCTTGTCGGACAAAGCGGAAGCGGAAAAACAACGATCGCGAATCTTCTGGCAAGATTTTATGATGTTTCTGAAGGTGAAATTCTGATTGATGGTGTAAATATTAAAAATTTAAGATTAAAAGAATACCGTAAACTTCTCGGGATGGTTACTCAGGAATCTGTATTATTTAATGATACGGTGTACAATAATATTCTGATGGGGAAACCTGAAGCCACCAGAGAAGAGGTAATTGCTGCTGCCAAAATTGCCAATGCAGATAACTTTATTACGAATCTTCCTGACGGATATGATTCTAACATCGGAGATGACGGAGGAAAGCTTTCCGGAGGTCAGAAACAGAGAGTTTCCATTGCAAGAGCTGTATTGAAAAATCCACCGATTATGATTCTGGATGAAGCAACTTCTGCTTTGGACACGGAGTCGGAAAGATTTGTTCAGGATGCGCTCGAAAAAATGATGGAAAACAGAACGTCTCTTGTTATTGCACACAGACTCTCTACTATTCAAAAGGCTGACTGGATTGTGGTAATGGAAAAAGGAGACATTGTAGAACAGGGAACGCATCATGATCTTATTGCGAAAAAAGGAGTTTATCACAAACTTGTGGAACTGCAGAACTTCGATTAA
- a CDS encoding helix-turn-helix domain-containing protein, whose protein sequence is MNYSKEILYNKRQVFIRQYLWIKLFLDLVIITIKILDFYFYGIVTKYNTLLALVSFLSSLILLWKIDFLNNFKFKHLVNFNNCVQMAMIVYNSISKFPDFPITLIYLILFPISFSYVNNFKYTFLYSAFFFVVFLLVYSSFEWNSFPSWKSKDVNTVFFLWIYNLFSLYFHFFFFLFLLTFHIYYAIEFNSVKIQNNFEQKNETLEKETPLLPVSEVKEDKLMLLYRRIIDYTEKDKFYLNSNASIYDLTQALNTNRTYISAALNQKGKTNFNDFINSYRINFVIQEFEKDIHKKYTLKVIYTSAGFVHQSQFNRAFKKIMGKSPREYLKEING, encoded by the coding sequence ATGAATTATAGTAAGGAAATTCTGTATAATAAACGTCAGGTATTCATCAGACAATATTTGTGGATTAAATTATTTTTAGATTTAGTAATTATAACGATAAAAATTCTAGATTTTTATTTCTATGGTATTGTTACCAAATACAATACCCTGCTTGCGCTAGTAAGTTTTTTATCGTCTTTGATTTTGCTGTGGAAAATAGATTTTTTAAATAATTTCAAATTCAAACATCTTGTGAATTTTAACAACTGCGTTCAGATGGCAATGATCGTATATAATTCAATATCTAAATTTCCGGATTTTCCAATTACTCTTATTTATTTAATTTTATTCCCTATATCTTTTTCTTATGTAAATAATTTTAAATATACTTTTCTTTATTCCGCATTTTTTTTTGTTGTATTTCTATTGGTGTACAGCTCTTTCGAATGGAACAGCTTCCCAAGCTGGAAAAGTAAAGACGTTAATACTGTTTTTTTCCTCTGGATTTACAATTTATTTTCTTTATACTTTCACTTTTTCTTCTTCCTCTTTCTGTTAACATTCCATATCTATTATGCAATAGAATTTAATAGTGTAAAAATTCAGAACAATTTTGAACAGAAAAATGAAACTTTAGAGAAAGAAACTCCATTATTACCCGTCTCCGAAGTAAAAGAAGATAAATTAATGCTTTTATACAGACGGATTATTGATTATACCGAAAAGGATAAATTTTACCTGAATTCTAATGCCAGTATTTATGACTTAACACAGGCGTTAAACACCAACAGAACTTATATTTCAGCAGCTCTGAACCAAAAAGGGAAAACCAATTTTAATGATTTTATCAATTCCTACAGAATAAATTTTGTTATACAGGAATTTGAAAAAGATATTCATAAAAAATATACTTTAAAGGTTATCTATACAAGTGCAGGCTTCGTTCATCAATCTCAGTTTAACAGAGCTTTTAAAAAAATTATGGGCAAATCTCCCAGAGAATATTTAAAAGAGATAAACGGCTAA
- a CDS encoding M28 family peptidase, whose translation MKKLTYLTFSLFSIFSFAQEVSTERLQTVLSTLASDEMKGREIGTAENDNAANYIAKLFKENDLEYCTGNSYLVPFDYKGKTAYNVCGVKKGKSEKFLGFSGHFDHIGTSNNPQDNIYNGADDDASGITTLVGIADYFKNKKPEFSLVFMAFNGEEKGMLGSRAISKDENLNPIYDKMTALFNFEMVATDSAFGKNALFMTGDEFSDLDELFNKNAANGLKINPDPYASEQLFYRSDNVSFVKKKIIAHSFSTVDMTKATHYHHENDDIHVVDFNNLTTIINNFGKTLDKLSPKNFAPKYNDKVRF comes from the coding sequence ATGAAAAAACTTACTTATCTTACCTTTTCACTTTTTTCTATATTTTCTTTCGCACAGGAAGTTTCTACGGAAAGACTACAGACTGTTCTTTCAACTCTGGCTTCTGATGAAATGAAAGGCCGTGAAATCGGAACTGCTGAAAATGATAACGCAGCCAATTATATCGCCAAATTATTTAAAGAAAACGATTTAGAGTACTGCACAGGAAATTCTTATCTGGTTCCTTTTGACTACAAAGGAAAAACAGCTTATAATGTTTGTGGCGTTAAAAAAGGAAAATCAGAAAAATTTCTAGGATTTTCGGGACATTTTGACCACATCGGAACCAGCAACAATCCTCAAGACAATATTTACAACGGAGCCGATGATGATGCAAGCGGAATTACCACTCTGGTAGGAATTGCAGATTATTTCAAAAATAAAAAACCGGAGTTTTCTTTGGTTTTCATGGCATTTAACGGAGAAGAAAAAGGAATGTTGGGTTCCAGAGCCATTTCAAAGGATGAGAATCTGAATCCGATTTATGATAAAATGACTGCGCTGTTTAATTTCGAAATGGTGGCAACAGACTCTGCTTTCGGAAAGAACGCTTTGTTCATGACGGGTGATGAATTTTCGGATCTTGACGAATTATTTAATAAAAATGCCGCGAACGGCTTAAAAATAAATCCCGATCCTTACGCTTCGGAACAGCTTTTCTACAGGTCAGACAACGTGAGTTTCGTTAAGAAAAAAATTATCGCGCATTCTTTTTCAACGGTTGACATGACGAAAGCGACGCATTATCATCACGAAAATGACGATATCCACGTTGTGGATTTTAATAATTTAACAACAATAATCAATAATTTCGGGAAAACTTTAGACAAACTTTCGCCAAAGAATTTTGCACCGAAGTATAATGATAAAGTTAGATTTTAA
- the ftsH gene encoding ATP-dependent zinc metalloprotease FtsH: MNNKGFNWFFPIMIVALVLFFVANSMGDSSGKTIDEDGFFREMQAGKVQRVLIDKQAQKADVFLTQAAKTATVKKDDKSNPFSGLVMAPKADYSLKYGDLRLFLEKFDAIRMQNPAIKTSKDYAEGESPLTSFLIQALIWIAILGIFYFLLFRKMGSGGGPGGQIFSIGKSKAKLFDEKERIQVTFKDVAGLEGAKEEVQEVVDFLKNSEKYTKLGGKIPKGVLLVGPPGTGKTLLAKAVAGEAKVPFFSLSGSDFVEMFVGVGASRVRDLFAQAKAKSPAIIFIDEIDAIGRARGKNNFSGGNDERENTLNQLLTEMDGFGTDTNVIVMAATNRADILDKALMRAGRFDRSIYVDLPELHERRQIFDVHLKKIKLDDTVDREFLAKQTPGFSGADIANVCNEAALIAARNNHASVTKQDFLDAVDRIIGGLEKKNKAIKPSEKRRVAYHEAGHATISWLVEHASPLLKVTIVPRGRSLGAAWYLPEERQLTTTEQMLDEMCATLGGRAAEQVIFNNISTGALSDLESVTKRAQAMVTIYGLSPNIGNISYYDSSGQSEYSFGKPYSEETAKKIDIEIKGIIENQYDRAVQILTENKDKLDALANKLLEKEVIFREDLEEIFGKRAWDPELTEKPVTNTIPDGKEPQEQILTKEKEGDSEIQAPESPTQL, encoded by the coding sequence ATGAACAATAAAGGATTTAACTGGTTTTTTCCTATCATGATTGTGGCACTTGTGCTGTTCTTTGTAGCCAATTCTATGGGCGACAGCAGCGGTAAGACAATCGATGAAGATGGTTTCTTCAGAGAAATGCAGGCAGGAAAAGTCCAGAGAGTTTTAATTGACAAACAGGCTCAGAAAGCCGATGTATTTTTAACACAGGCTGCGAAAACAGCAACTGTAAAAAAAGACGACAAATCGAATCCTTTTTCGGGGCTTGTAATGGCTCCAAAGGCAGATTACTCGCTTAAATATGGAGATCTTAGACTTTTCCTTGAAAAATTTGATGCCATCAGAATGCAAAATCCGGCGATAAAAACGTCTAAAGATTATGCGGAAGGCGAAAGCCCGTTAACGAGCTTTTTAATTCAGGCATTAATCTGGATTGCGATTCTAGGGATCTTTTATTTCCTTCTTTTCAGAAAAATGGGAAGCGGAGGCGGACCCGGCGGACAAATTTTCTCCATCGGAAAGTCGAAAGCGAAACTTTTTGATGAAAAAGAAAGAATTCAGGTAACATTTAAAGATGTTGCAGGTCTTGAAGGAGCGAAAGAAGAAGTTCAGGAAGTCGTGGATTTCCTTAAAAACTCAGAAAAATATACCAAACTGGGAGGTAAAATTCCGAAAGGAGTTCTTTTAGTAGGACCTCCGGGAACCGGTAAAACATTATTGGCAAAAGCAGTAGCCGGAGAAGCGAAAGTTCCTTTCTTCTCACTTTCAGGTTCAGATTTTGTGGAAATGTTTGTTGGGGTAGGAGCTTCAAGAGTAAGAGACCTTTTTGCTCAGGCAAAAGCAAAATCTCCTGCGATTATCTTTATTGATGAGATCGACGCCATCGGACGTGCAAGAGGAAAAAATAATTTCTCTGGCGGAAATGACGAAAGAGAAAACACGCTGAACCAGTTATTAACTGAAATGGATGGTTTCGGAACCGATACAAATGTTATCGTAATGGCTGCTACAAACAGAGCGGATATTCTGGATAAAGCCTTAATGAGAGCCGGACGTTTTGACCGTTCCATTTATGTAGACCTTCCGGAACTACACGAAAGAAGACAGATTTTTGATGTTCATTTAAAGAAAATCAAACTTGATGATACTGTAGACAGAGAATTTCTGGCAAAACAAACCCCGGGATTCAGCGGAGCAGATATTGCGAATGTCTGTAATGAAGCAGCTTTAATTGCAGCAAGAAACAACCACGCTTCGGTAACGAAACAGGATTTCCTTGATGCGGTAGACAGAATTATCGGTGGTCTTGAAAAGAAGAATAAAGCCATCAAACCTTCTGAAAAAAGAAGAGTTGCTTATCATGAAGCAGGTCATGCTACGATTTCATGGCTGGTAGAACACGCTTCACCACTATTGAAAGTAACGATTGTTCCGAGAGGACGTTCTTTAGGTGCGGCTTGGTATCTTCCGGAAGAAAGACAGTTAACAACTACAGAACAAATGTTGGACGAAATGTGTGCAACATTGGGAGGTAGAGCAGCAGAGCAGGTGATATTCAATAATATTTCTACCGGAGCGCTTTCCGATCTTGAAAGTGTAACCAAAAGAGCTCAGGCAATGGTAACCATTTATGGTTTGAGTCCGAATATCGGGAATATCTCTTACTATGATAGTTCAGGGCAGTCTGAATATTCTTTCGGAAAACCTTATTCTGAAGAAACTGCGAAGAAAATTGATATTGAGATCAAAGGAATTATCGAAAATCAGTATGACAGAGCGGTACAGATTTTAACTGAAAATAAAGATAAGCTTGATGCTCTGGCGAATAAGCTTTTAGAAAAAGAAGTGATCTTCCGCGAAGATCTTGAAGAAATTTTCGGAAAGAGAGCATGGGATCCTGAATTAACAGAGAAACCTGTTACCAATACAATTCCGGACGGGAAGGAACCGCAAGAACAGATTCTGACTAAAGAAAAAGAAGGAGACAGTGAAATTCAGGCTCCTGAAAGCCCGACACAGCTTTAA